A single genomic interval of Piliocolobus tephrosceles isolate RC106 chromosome 7, ASM277652v3, whole genome shotgun sequence harbors:
- the ZNF706 gene encoding zinc finger protein 706: MARGQQKIQSQQKNAKKQAGQKKKQGHDQKAAAKAALIYTCTVCRTQMPDPKTFKQHFESKHPKTPLPPELADVQA; the protein is encoded by the exons ATGGCTCGTGGACAGCAGAAAATTCAGTCTCAGCAGAAAAATGCCAAAAAGCAAGCTggacaaaagaagaaacaaggacATGACCAAAAGGCTGCTGCCAAAGCTGCCTTAATATATACCTGCACTGTCTGTAGG ACACAAATGCCAGACCCTAAGACCTTCAAGCAGCACTTTGAGAGCAAGCATCCTAAGACTCCACTTCCTCCAGAATTAGCTGATGTTCAGGCATAA